A genomic region of Vespa crabro chromosome 19, iyVesCrab1.2, whole genome shotgun sequence contains the following coding sequences:
- the LOC124430716 gene encoding protein ABHD18 isoform X2: protein MPPSRLDAVYRSILLTKFFTKGWGNPQNLKRIFEFRKVIANRETCYNLIPRNYPINITKDEQWSDCHIIEGSFTSPFDLYLSGMMPEKTKTAYFQVILPRGWDSYKVKPICLHLAGTGDHFFWRRRNLIAKPLLKESGIASILLENPFYGLRKPKNQIRSSLHNVSDIFIMGGCLIMESIVLLNWCEQQGFGPLGLTGLSMGGHMASLAATNWPKPIALVPCLSWSTASPVFTEGVMSASINWNLLESQYFSNEIYQNDLAKMVKVIEEEEAFLAGQHFAKHYPASMNRINRLKNEFRKSNDEEDGLITSGDDAGPNDNKINDKIENEIDNNCLDNAYKRSKGNDMMRQVAEEKSAAKLFSLNLISKKFKSNDLEAPKDGKWREREALQFMRGIMDECTHLKNFEVPVDTELIIAVCARNDAYVPRDSCMSLEKIWPGAEIRYIDAGHVSAYLLHQKVFRSTIAEAFQRSLKKYPLDVS, encoded by the exons atgCCTCCGAGTCGTTTGGATGCCGTTTATAGAAGTATCCTTCTGACAAAATTCTTTACAAAGGGATGGGGCAATCCTCAGAATTTGAAAAG GATATTCGAGTTTAGGAAGGTCATAGCCAACCGAGAAACCTGTTACAATCTCATACCTCGTAATTAtccaataaatataacaaag GACGAACAATGGTCGGACTGTCATATAATAGAAGGTTCCTTTACTTCCCCTTTTGATCTATACCTATCAGGAATGATGccggagaaaacaaaaactgCATATTTTCAAGTTATTTTACCGCGTGGATGGGACTCTTATAAAGTAAAACCCATTTGTTTGCATCTTGCCGGTACAGGAGATCAT TTTTTTTGGCGGCGGAGGAACTTGATTGCCAAACCATTGCTTAAAGAATCTGGAATCGCTTCTATACTTCTGGAAAATCCGTTTTATGGATTAAGAAAGCCAAAAAATCAAAT ACGCTCGAGTCTACATAATGTGAGCGACATATTTATTATGGGTGGATGCTTAATAATGGAGTCGATTGTTTTATTGAATTGGTGTGAGCAACAAGGATTCGGACCGTTGGGTCTGACAGGTCTATCGATGGGCGGACAC ATGGCATCGTTGGCCGCTACAAACTGGCCAAAACCCATAGCCCTGGTACCGTGTCTTTCTTGGTCGACAGCCTCGCCTGTATTCACAGAAGGCGTTATGAGTGCTTCAATAAACTGGAATCTCTTAGAAAGCCAATATTTCtctaatgaaatttatcaGAATGATCTTGCAAAAATGGTGAAAGTCATCGAAGAAGAG GAAGCATTCTTGGCTGGGCAACATTTCGCGAAACATTATCCTGCTAGCATGAACAGAATAAATAGATTGAAGAATGAATTTCGAAAGAGTAATGACGAAGAAGATGGTCTTATTACTTCTGGGGACGATGCTGGACCGaatgacaataaaattaacgataaaattgagaacgaaattgataataattgccTAGATAATGCGTATAAGAGGAGCAAAGGAAACGATATGATGCGTCAAGTAGCAGAGGAAAAATCCGCGGCGAAATTGTTTTCTCTGAACCttatatcgaagaaatttaaatcaaaCGATTTAGAGGCACCCAAGG ACGGGAAATGGCGCGAGAGGGAAGCCTTGCAATTTATGCGTGGTATAATGGATGAGTGtacacatttaaaaaatttcgaagtTCCCGTCGATACGGAACTCATAATAGCTGTCTGTGCGCGTAACGACGCTTATGTTCCACGAGATAGTTGTATGAGTTTAGAAAAAATTTGGCCTGGAGCTGAGATACGCTACATCGACGCCGGTCATGTGAGCGCATATCTTCTTCACCAAAAAGTCTTTAG aTCGACAATTGCCGAAGCATTTCAGCGgtcattgaaaaaatatccTCTAGACGTTAGTTGA
- the LOC124430716 gene encoding protein ABHD18 isoform X1, whose amino-acid sequence MPPSRLDAVYRSILLTKFFTKGWGNPQNLKRIFEFRKVIANRETCYNLIPRNYPINITKDEQWSDCHIIEGSFTSPFDLYLSGMMPEKTKTAYFQVILPRGWDSYKVKPICLHLAGTGDHFFWRRRNLIAKPLLKESGIASILLENPFYGLRKPKNQIRSSLHNVSDIFIMGGCLIMESIVLLNWCEQQGFGPLGLTGLSMGGHMASLAATNWPKPIALVPCLSWSTASPVFTEGVMSASINWNLLESQYFSNEIYQNDLAKMVKVIEEEEAFLAGQHFAKHYPASMNRINRLKNEFRKSNDEEDGLITSGDDAGPNDNKINDKIENEIDNNCLDNAYKRSKGNDMMRQVAEEKSAAKLFSLNLISKKFKSNDLEAPKGVCLFPVSKHPLFSDGKWREREALQFMRGIMDECTHLKNFEVPVDTELIIAVCARNDAYVPRDSCMSLEKIWPGAEIRYIDAGHVSAYLLHQKVFRSTIAEAFQRSLKKYPLDVS is encoded by the exons atgCCTCCGAGTCGTTTGGATGCCGTTTATAGAAGTATCCTTCTGACAAAATTCTTTACAAAGGGATGGGGCAATCCTCAGAATTTGAAAAG GATATTCGAGTTTAGGAAGGTCATAGCCAACCGAGAAACCTGTTACAATCTCATACCTCGTAATTAtccaataaatataacaaag GACGAACAATGGTCGGACTGTCATATAATAGAAGGTTCCTTTACTTCCCCTTTTGATCTATACCTATCAGGAATGATGccggagaaaacaaaaactgCATATTTTCAAGTTATTTTACCGCGTGGATGGGACTCTTATAAAGTAAAACCCATTTGTTTGCATCTTGCCGGTACAGGAGATCAT TTTTTTTGGCGGCGGAGGAACTTGATTGCCAAACCATTGCTTAAAGAATCTGGAATCGCTTCTATACTTCTGGAAAATCCGTTTTATGGATTAAGAAAGCCAAAAAATCAAAT ACGCTCGAGTCTACATAATGTGAGCGACATATTTATTATGGGTGGATGCTTAATAATGGAGTCGATTGTTTTATTGAATTGGTGTGAGCAACAAGGATTCGGACCGTTGGGTCTGACAGGTCTATCGATGGGCGGACAC ATGGCATCGTTGGCCGCTACAAACTGGCCAAAACCCATAGCCCTGGTACCGTGTCTTTCTTGGTCGACAGCCTCGCCTGTATTCACAGAAGGCGTTATGAGTGCTTCAATAAACTGGAATCTCTTAGAAAGCCAATATTTCtctaatgaaatttatcaGAATGATCTTGCAAAAATGGTGAAAGTCATCGAAGAAGAG GAAGCATTCTTGGCTGGGCAACATTTCGCGAAACATTATCCTGCTAGCATGAACAGAATAAATAGATTGAAGAATGAATTTCGAAAGAGTAATGACGAAGAAGATGGTCTTATTACTTCTGGGGACGATGCTGGACCGaatgacaataaaattaacgataaaattgagaacgaaattgataataattgccTAGATAATGCGTATAAGAGGAGCAAAGGAAACGATATGATGCGTCAAGTAGCAGAGGAAAAATCCGCGGCGAAATTGTTTTCTCTGAACCttatatcgaagaaatttaaatcaaaCGATTTAGAGGCACCCAAGG GTGTTTGTTTATTTCCCGTATCGAAGCACCCACTATTTTCAGACGGGAAATGGCGCGAGAGGGAAGCCTTGCAATTTATGCGTGGTATAATGGATGAGTGtacacatttaaaaaatttcgaagtTCCCGTCGATACGGAACTCATAATAGCTGTCTGTGCGCGTAACGACGCTTATGTTCCACGAGATAGTTGTATGAGTTTAGAAAAAATTTGGCCTGGAGCTGAGATACGCTACATCGACGCCGGTCATGTGAGCGCATATCTTCTTCACCAAAAAGTCTTTAG aTCGACAATTGCCGAAGCATTTCAGCGgtcattgaaaaaatatccTCTAGACGTTAGTTGA
- the LOC124430717 gene encoding uncharacterized protein LOC124430717: MKIEETSEERELFESLMNKLYHDVNFRNKIAKQSYDEMRKELEDMLGERLNLISDIYLENFYYSNFLGNHDRPSSEKPDWLDLKKFQRGQHFARNNLAGLFIGKLYGLLCLLCHAEGLQTMIMTQKSHTPYLAFKRYLSTSQRIRNWYTEDPWCEDTRAYKDIQTVKRMHLAVSKKISELDCKEMESMSTIKDPYCPAFRFITDDFSMILPPDSLLARTYVEHSKHLCRNLMRINQIEMNYTLFGFMGLPILFPHRFGIYPVIDEDLENFCYVWRCIGYLLGVDDKINICRGSLKDVKGRCQRYIDELVKPALQRLEPQWEHMIRCIIEGNSYFMTNCNFETVILCVADIINIEMPSLYFSLNYYQRIVYYLHKYFLQYGLQYSFIRRFVNKFFNSLLDGALNFDDSKIAELKKKSMDSLLHVSVGK; the protein is encoded by the exons atgaaaatcgAAGAGACAAGCGAAGAAAGAGAGTTGTTTGAATCGTTGATGAACAAGTTATACCATGATGTAAATTTTCGTAATAAGATCGCCAAGCAAAGTTACGACGAAATGCGAAAAGAGCTCGAAGATATGTTAGGGGAACGTCTGAATTTGATCTCGGATATatatttggaaaatttttacTATTCGAATTTTCTTGGAAATCACGACAGACCGTCTTCCGAAAAACCCGACTGGCtagatttaaaaaagtttCAAAGAGGCCAACATTTCGCTCGCAATAATTTGGCCGGACTTTTCATAGGAAAGTTATACGGTTTGCTCTGTCTGCTTTGCCATGCTGAAGGTCTgcaaacgatgataatgacgcAGAAATCTCACACGCCTTATTTAGCGTTCAAAAG GTATTTGTCGACCAGTCAACGTATACGCAACTGGTACACGGAAGATCCTTGGTGCGAAGATACGAGAGCGTACAAAGACATTCAAACGGTCAAGAGAATGCATCTTGCTGTGAGCAAAAAAATCAGTGAACTCGATTGCAAGGAAATGGAATCGATGAGTACTATAAAAGATCCTTACTGTCCGGCCTTTCGATTTATAACAGATGATTTTTCCATGATATTGCCACCGGACTCGTTGTTGGCTCGTACATATGTAGAACATTCGAAACATTTGTGTAGAAATTTAATGAGAATTAATCAGATTGAGATGAACTATACTCTTTTCGGGTTTATGGGCTTGCCCATACTTTTCCCTCATCGTTTTGGTATTTATCCGGTGATAGACGAGGATCTCGAGAATTTTTGTTACGTCTGGAGGTGTATCGGTTATCTCTTGGGAGTGGACGACAA GATAAATATTTGTCGGGGCAGTTTGAAAGACGTAAAGGGTCGTTGCCAAAGGTACATAGACGAATTGGTGAAACCTGCGTTGCAAAGACTCGAGCCACAATGGGAACATATGATAAGATGCATCATCGAAggaaattcttattttatgaCCAATTGTAACTTTGAGACAGTAATCTTGTGCGTTGCCGATATAATTAACATCGAAATGCCGTCTTTGTACTTTTCGTTGAATTACTATCAACGGATCGTCTACTATTTACATAA ATATTTCCTACAATACGGATTGCAATATTCGTTTATACGGCgtttcgttaataaattttttaattcgttgcTCGACGGTGCTCTCAATTTCGACGACTCGAAAATTGccgaattgaagaaaaaatcgatggATTCTCTATTGCACGTTTCCGTTGGCAAATGA